The Flavobacterium faecale genomic sequence TGACTTTGTCGTTTTTTTTATCTGTTGCGAAAAACTTAGTAATGGAAGTAACCCCAAAACGATGACACTATATTTTATTACTTTAAAAAATTTGCTTTTATCTTTTAATAAACCTCATAGAATAACTGCTAATTCTTTCTTGTTTTTATTATTCAATAACAATTGGTTTCTTTTTTCGAATAGGTTCCAAATCAAAACTTACCTCTTTGATACCAACGTTAGACTTGCTAACATTTTGTCCAGCACGAATCAACACGTTACCACAACCTTCATCATTTCCTGAAAATGTAAATCTCTCCTTGTTTTCTACTATTCCCATAAATTTATTAAGCGAAATAGTACCGTCTTTTTTGGTTCCAATTTGAATATTCTCGCCTTCACCTACGAAGACATATTTGTCAATTTTGGTAGAAGTATTGAAGGTATTTCCTGCTATGAATATATTTCTAGGTCCATAAGCATGCACATCACGTTTGCAATCCTTTTCTATATTTCCTGTTTTGGCACACTGCACATTTGCTCTTCTTTTATTCCCACCATCAATATTGTAGGTCCAACTCGCATAAGTACTACTTGGGCGTTCTTGAGTCACTCGTTTATGTCCCTCTATACCAGTTATATTTATACAATTGTATGCCTTTGAAACTGTATTCGACATATTGAAAACATTATCATAAATTTCGAGATTATGACAAAACTGTTCTACGTGTATGGGTTGACATCCTGTACCTGCATCATCTGTCATACCTGCAAAATTGTTATTTCGAATAATAACATTTTCGGTTTGCACCATACCAATATGAAATTGTTTACTTTTTTCGAAAGTACAATTCTGAATAAGTGTACCATTCAAACTAGTACTTTCAGTATATCTTCTGCCTGTTCCATTTCCGCTATCTTCTCTATCGTTTCCGTTATCTGATGTGATTGCAGTTTCGTACCCTTCTTTAAAAACACAGCTATCTATAAGTACTTTGTCAACGCTCACGATAACTTTTCCGTTTCTCTTAGCGGTATTTCGATTGAATATTTGAATACATATAAATTCGATATTCGAAAAAATACATTTTTTGGCAATCAATCCGTCAGTAGCATATCCTTGTGCAGCACTAATAGCGTTGTATTTCGAATTAGTAAATTCAACATTTTCAAATTGATGTCCTTTACTTTTATTGAAGCTGAAAATTACGTTTCCAAAACCTTTTTGGTTCATTCCTCCATCCAAAGTCAGGTTTGAAAATTTATAATTATTTCCTTTGGCATCAATTAAAACAGGAGATAAACCTCCTAATTTCAATATCGTCTTGCCAATTCCATTTCCTTCGAAAATAAGGTTTTCATTAGAAAGTACAAACGCTTTTGGAAACTCAAAAACACCTGCAGGAAAGATAATTTTAGTAGTCTTCCCATCATTTCCCCATTTGATGATTTCATCAATTTTGTTTGGGTTGGCTGTTTTTATTTGTGCCAATACATTATAATTGCTAAAAACAATCATTAGCAAACAGGAGGGCACTGAAAAAGTCTTTCTAATAAATTGACACATAAAAAGGAGTAGATATCTATGGATTTCTACTCCTTTTTTCTTATATTTAAATCTAATTATAAGTGTTTTTTAGATGTTAGTACAACAACAAACAATACAATTCAGCGATTATTCTTCGTTGTATGATTTAATAGTTCCAAAAGAAAATCTATTAAGAAAAATTAATGATTTGATTGATTTTTCATTCATTTACGATGAGTTGTTAAATAAGTACTGTCCCAATAATGGGCGAATGGCAGAAAGTCCCGTTCGTATGTTTAAGTATTTACTACTTAAAACAATCTATACTGTTTCCGATATTGATGTCGTGGAGCGTTCTCAATACGATATGTCCTTCAAATATTTTTTGGATATGAATCCAGAAGACGATGTTATCAATCCGAGTTCGTTAACAAAATTTAGAAAACTACGTCTAAAGGATACCGACCTATTAAATCTGTTGATAAACAAAACAGTCACCATTGCTATCGAAAAAGGTATTATTCGTTCGAAGTCTATCATCGTTGATGCCACACATACTTTATCAAGATCCAATCCATTTTTAGCCATCGATGTATTGAGAGAACGTTCCAAGCTACTGCGAAAAACAGTATACAGCTTTGAGCAGGAATTCAAAGAACATATGCCTGAAAAAAATACAGACAATGACTTAGAGAAGGAACTTGCTTATTGTAAAGAGTTGGAAAAACGCATTGAAAATGAGCCGTCAATAAGTTCGATTCCAGCTGTGAAAGAGAAATTAAATCTACTCAAAGAAACTGTAGAAGACACTCAAGAAAATTTTACCTTATCAAAAGATGCAGATGCTAAAACGGGTCATAAATCTGCTGATAGTTCTTTCTTTGGATATAAGACTCACTTAGCTATGACCGAGGAGCGCATCATTACAGCGGCTGTAGTCACATCAGGTGAAAAAGGGGATGGACCAGAATTACCTAGACTTTTAGCGATTAGTCAAAAAAACGGAATTGATGTTGATACTATTATTGGGGATGGAGCTTATACAGGAAAAGAAAATCTCAAACTCACAAGGGAGCAAAATATTAAAGTGGTAGCCAGACTAAATGTTACAATAGCACAAGGAGCTAGAAAAGACGAAGATAAATTTGACTATAATAAAGATGCCGATAGATTTGTTTGCACTGCTGGTCATATGGCCATACGAAAGGCTCGCCAAGGTAAAAAAAATGTTGGAACCAATCAAATACAAACCTACTATTTTGATGTGGAAAAATGTAAGACCTGCTCTTTAAAAGAGGGTTGTTATAAAGAAGGATCCAAGACAAAAACATATTCGGTGTCGATAAAATCGGACTTACACCAAGAACAAATCAGCTTTCAAGAAACTGACTATTACAAAGAAAAAGCAAAACATCGATATAAAATAGAAGCGAAAAATAGTGAGTTGAAAAATGTACATGGTTATGATAGAGCAATATCATATGGCATTACCAATATGCAAATGCAAGGTGCAATAGCAATTTTCGCAGTCAACTTAAAAAGAATACTCAAATTAATGTAGAAAAATGAAAGCTACTGCTGCATTACTCAAAATGACTCTAGCTAAACTCAAAATAGCCTTATTGAACCAACATTAAAAATCAAGATTAAAAAGGAAAACGCTTGCAACGGATTATATAACTCCTGTTACAAGCGTTTTTTTATTGTCTAAAAAACGATGATAATCAAAATATGCGATGTTTTTCAGTGCCCTCGCAAACAGAGAACAGTTTTTATTTTTTTTAGATTTATCATAAGAATGAATTATTTTTTTAGGTACCCTTCACAGGATTTTTTGATTGCATTTCAAGATTATTTTAATATCAAAATGTCGATTTACGTTTAAGAATAAAAGACTAGTAGTTTAATGTATGGAAATTAATGTTCTTGTTTTATTTGCTTTTATAAAGCAATATTACTTTGCTTCTTAATTATTTTTTTAAAGGATCTCTACTTATAAGACTTTTTTTTTGTTTATTATCTAAAGAAGTCACCGCTACTTTAGACTAATAGTTATTCCCCATATATACTTTACTCTTAATGGTTTCTTTGTATTTAGCAAACAAAGTTTCTATTTTGTCTTTATATTTTGGATTGTTAATATAATCTTTCCTGTCGTCCTCTGTAATATTATCGTTCAAATTGAATAATGAAACTGGTTTGGCATCAATATAATCTCCACTTTTTTTATCTACCTGAACGATCAGCTTCCAACCGGCGTCATTAATAACATATTCTTTGTTTGCACCACCTTGAATCATTAAAAAATCATGGGTTTTAGCCCCTTTTTCATTTTTCAAAACCGGTAACAAGTTATGCGAATCTTGCGCTACAGAAGTTCCTATTTTTTGCTTGGTGATACCCGCCAAAGTTGCCATGATATCCAAACCTACTATTGGCTTATCTGAACTCTGATTTTCTTTGATAACTCCTGGCCACACAACCATAAACGGCACTCTGTGTCCTCCTTCATAAGGATCATTTTTAGCACCACGGTAAATATCACTTGGTTCGTGATGTGCGTTCCAAGTGTCTCCATCTGTGTGAAGCCCACCGTTATCAGAGGTGAAAATAATCACCGTATTTTCATATATTCCTTGTGCTTTTAATTCGTTCACAAGCATTCCGACTTGTTCATCTAGTTCCTTAATCATATCCATATGGCGTGATGGCGTGGTTCCTTTAATTTTTACACCATTAATTGCAACTGGAGCCGCATGCGGAGAATGTACCGCTTGTGAACAGTAATACATAAAAAACGGTTTTTCATTATGGGCATTTTTAGCGATATAGTCCACCGCTTTCTTCGCCAAAAGAGGTCCGATTTCACTTGGGTTCCAATTTGAATCACCATATCCAGGATTGCTAAAATGGTCTACATCTATACTGGTCATATACCCTTTGTCTACGATTTTTATTGTCGAAGTTTCACGAAGTTTCAACCATTTGTCATTTTCGTAAATGGCATAAGGCATATTTTGAATTCCAGCAGGTAGCGTAACATTATAATCAAATCCTAACTGCGTAGGCCCATGCACTATTCTACTAATATCAACATTTGCATCCGCTTCTTTTTTTCCTCTTTTTGGAATAAAGATGGTATTTGGGTCATCCTTAGTTGGAAAACCTGTCCCCAAATGCCACTTCCCAAAGAAAGCTGTTTGGTAATTTGCTTGCTGCATTAATCGTCCGAGAGTTAGTTGATCATCTTGAATGGCACTCTCCGAATATCCTCCCCATACACCCCACGGTTCTTTGCTGCGGTAACAGCTATTACCCGTCATGATGGCATATCTTGATGTTGCACATAAGGATGCAGGAGCATGAGCATTTGTAAATATCATTCCTAGCGACGCTAACTTATCGATATGTGGCGTTTCTAAAATTATAGTATTGCTATGCAGCCTTCTGTAGTACGAAACATCTCCCGTTCCTAAATCATCAGCTAAAACGACAATAATATTTGGACGATCGCTTTTTTTGGATTGCGCAACTAGGTTAAAACTCCAAGCCAAAGCAATGGCTATTATGATGTTATGGATTTGGTTTACTTTCATACTATTTATTTTTATTGTAATTCGATTCATTATATTTTATTTACTTACCAACTACTTTCACCCGTCTGGCCCATTCGAACCATCTATCGATCATCGTTTTTAATCGTTCGGGATCTTTAGCTGCTAAATCAATCCTTTCGGTTGGGTCTTCTTTTAAATTAAATAATTCCCACTTTTTATCGCCTACCTCTTTTGAATACGCAATTTTCCAATCCCCTTTTCGATAGCCTTTATTGGTTCCATGTTCCATAAACCATTCATCTCTATCTAATTTTTTATTTTGAAGAACAGTCATTAAACTCAACCCTTCCATAGGAATAATTTTATTTTTATTGAAAGTTAGTGGATAGCTTGTTTTTGCAATGTCCAAAATTGTAGGCATCAGATCTATAATACTTGCAACATCTGTTTTTATAGAATTTTTATTTGTAATCCCTTTTGGCCAATGCATGATAAAAGGAGTCGCCACTCCGCCTTCATGACCTGATTTTTTATAATTTCGATAGGGTGTATTACTCAAATTTGCCCAAGCTTCAGCATAACTCATATACGATGTCGCTGGTCCTGCCATCATCGTAGGAATATTTTTGGGAGTCACTTTTTTTCCATCCAACGTAATGGTTAATTCACGTGAATCCATAAATTTATCGACTCCATCCAAATTTTCAGCACAGCCCCCATTATCAGATAAAAATAAAATTAACGTATTTTCAAATTCACCTTCTTTTTTCAATTTCTGAATAATTCGTCCGATTCCCTGATCCATATTGTCAATTTGAGCCGCATACGTCATCATGCGCTGTAATTCCCATTCTTTATTTTCAATGGAATCCCAAGCTTTTGCAGTCGAATTCCGGTTGCTTAATTTTGTATATTCAGGAACGATACCCAATTTTTTCATTCGTGCCAATCGTTCTTCTCGCAAAAC encodes the following:
- a CDS encoding IS1182 family transposase, whose amino-acid sequence is MLVQQQTIQFSDYSSLYDLIVPKENLLRKINDLIDFSFIYDELLNKYCPNNGRMAESPVRMFKYLLLKTIYTVSDIDVVERSQYDMSFKYFLDMNPEDDVINPSSLTKFRKLRLKDTDLLNLLINKTVTIAIEKGIIRSKSIIVDATHTLSRSNPFLAIDVLRERSKLLRKTVYSFEQEFKEHMPEKNTDNDLEKELAYCKELEKRIENEPSISSIPAVKEKLNLLKETVEDTQENFTLSKDADAKTGHKSADSSFFGYKTHLAMTEERIITAAVVTSGEKGDGPELPRLLAISQKNGIDVDTIIGDGAYTGKENLKLTREQNIKVVARLNVTIAQGARKDEDKFDYNKDADRFVCTAGHMAIRKARQGKKNVGTNQIQTYYFDVEKCKTCSLKEGCYKEGSKTKTYSVSIKSDLHQEQISFQETDYYKEKAKHRYKIEAKNSELKNVHGYDRAISYGITNMQMQGAIAIFAVNLKRILKLM
- a CDS encoding sulfatase family protein; protein product: MKVNQIHNIIIAIALAWSFNLVAQSKKSDRPNIIVVLADDLGTGDVSYYRRLHSNTIILETPHIDKLASLGMIFTNAHAPASLCATSRYAIMTGNSCYRSKEPWGVWGGYSESAIQDDQLTLGRLMQQANYQTAFFGKWHLGTGFPTKDDPNTIFIPKRGKKEADANVDISRIVHGPTQLGFDYNVTLPAGIQNMPYAIYENDKWLKLRETSTIKIVDKGYMTSIDVDHFSNPGYGDSNWNPSEIGPLLAKKAVDYIAKNAHNEKPFFMYYCSQAVHSPHAAPVAINGVKIKGTTPSRHMDMIKELDEQVGMLVNELKAQGIYENTVIIFTSDNGGLHTDGDTWNAHHEPSDIYRGAKNDPYEGGHRVPFMVVWPGVIKENQSSDKPIVGLDIMATLAGITKQKIGTSVAQDSHNLLPVLKNEKGAKTHDFLMIQGGANKEYVINDAGWKLIVQVDKKSGDYIDAKPVSLFNLNDNITEDDRKDYINNPKYKDKIETLFAKYKETIKSKVYMGNNY
- a CDS encoding arylsulfatase gives rise to the protein MIFIRKSILYTVVAVIASLQLSAQKRPNVILIMADDMGFSDIGCYGGEVKTPNIDMLAKNGLRFSQFYNNARCCPTRAALLTGLYPHQAGIGGMVGNGHADLSKNAVTIAEVLKTNGYATYMTGKWHVADSNSNEDIHNWPNQRGFDHFFGTIEGAGSYYDPKTLTYNNKPVQLKTKDNFYYTDAISDSTVTFLDQHFKEKSQKPLFFYVAYTAPHWPLHALEKDIKKYKGVFDKGWDVLREERLARMKKLGIVPEYTKLSNRNSTAKAWDSIENKEWELQRMMTYAAQIDNMDQGIGRIIQKLKKEGEFENTLILFLSDNGGCAENLDGVDKFMDSRELTITLDGKKVTPKNIPTMMAGPATSYMSYAEAWANLSNTPYRNYKKSGHEGGVATPFIMHWPKGITNKNSIKTDVASIIDLMPTILDIAKTSYPLTFNKNKIIPMEGLSLMTVLQNKKLDRDEWFMEHGTNKGYRKGDWKIAYSKEVGDKKWELFNLKEDPTERIDLAAKDPERLKTMIDRWFEWARRVKVVGK